CAATACTAAGGAAGGGATGCTTGGTCCAGTTTTTTTCAAGCGATTCATGGGAGGAACCGTACTCATAACCAGCATAAGTGACTTTTTCGATAAAATGTTTGGTCGCAAAACTCGCCGGTGTTTCGAAATAGTAATCGACCCCATTCTTTTCCCCTGTGCGCGCCGGACGGGTGGTGTGCGTCATCACGCGGTGGATGCGATAATTATCGCGGAGATAACCACTCACCGTCGTTTTGCCAGTCCCTGTTGCCCCAGTGATCACAATCAACTTATGCGCAGCTTTCATGATCAGCCTCCTCTTAAATGATTGCCTCGATTGTACCAAATCAGCGCGGATTAGTCAGCTTGAAAACAGGTTGATTGATTCGGTTTATCAATAACGCTGTTACCAACTAAGAATGGCTAATGCTGATCATGATAAAAAGCAATCACGCCCATTTGTTGACTCTCCACAAACCCAGCGGCTTTATAAAAGCTTCGCGTTTTCGGATCATCGTCCGTCAATAAAACCCGTTGCCGCACTTCAGGGAACCGCGCCAGCAAAGCTTCTATTAATTGTTTGCCGATACCTCGACGCTGATATTCTGGCAAAACCAACAGATCCTGAATAAAAAGAATGGTTTCGCCGTCACCGACTGCTCGGATTAAGCCAACTAACTGTTTGCCCTCATACGCACCTAACACCATCAATGAATGGGTCAGTGCCCGTTCAAGTCGCGCAGGATCGCGGGTATACATGCTCCAACCGACACTTTTATAAAGTGCCAAAACCTCGGGCATAGTTGGTTTTTGATCAGTAATTGTCACCATGGCGTGTGTCCCCCTTTATAAAAGAATGTTTTGCTTAGAGTAGAAAAAAAGATCGATCACGCTTGATCGACCTTTCAAATACTATTGCAGGATGTGAACGATATTTTTACAGACGACGACCGAAGCTTGGTGCGAAGTATGCCATGCTCTGAATCGTAACGTTTTGACCAGGAGCTGGTGCGTGAAGATATTGGCCACCGCCAATGTAAATACCAACGTGGTAAGCACTACCAACGCCGCCCCAGAAGACCAAGTCACCGGCCTTTAAGTCAGAAACGGAAACGTATGAGCCAAGCGTACTTTGAGCTTGCGAAGTCCGTGGCAAGCTGATCCCAGCTTCTTTAGCTGCATAGTAGATCAAACCTGAGCAGTCAAAGCCTGATGGTGAAGTGCCGCCATAAACGTACGGAACACCGATATACTTAGCGGCGTTGCTGGCAATACTGCCACCGGAAACTGAAACCGAGCTGGTGTTTGAAGCAGGTGCTTGTGAAGCGCTGGCGCTTGAAGAAGCACTGGTGGTGCTGGTATTGGTGCTGGTGTTAACGCTACTTGATGCTGCACTGCTTGAGGCGGTGCTGGTTGAAGAAGCAGATGGTGTTGCGGCAACAGCAGCGGTTGCTGCGGCAGCTTTAGCAGCATCTTCGCTGGCAGCCAACTGAGCCAACTTATCTTTGTTAGCTTCAAGCGTTTGCTGTAAATCGGATGCAGATTTTTCAGCATCACTCTTTAAGCTTTCGATTTTAGCCTTGTCGCTTTCCAACTGGCTCTTTGTCGCAACAAGTGTTTCTTGCTTGGCTTCTTGTTCCGTTTGCAGGGTCTTAACTTTGGCCTGTGAGTCCTTAACCGCCTGCAATGCTTCTGCACTGGCTTGGCTAAGTTTGTTGACCGTCAGTGAACGACCAACAAGATCTGTAAGGCTGTTTGAATTCAAAACAAAGTCAAAATAGATATTGCCTGTAACTGAATTACCAACCTGCTTTTGCAATGAAATCAATTGTTCCTTCAGATTGTCTTTACGCTTGCCGACTTCGACTTGCGCCTTAACAATTTGTTGGTTGTAAGAGGCAATTTTAGCCTGACTAGCACTAATTTTTTCTTCAGCATTCTTAATGTCTAATGCTTTGTTAGAAACATCATTGCTCAACTTCGCGGTTTTTTCATTTGCCGTTTGGATTTGCTTGAGCAAGGCATCATTCTTGGCAGTCAAACTAGACTTATCGTCATCAGCTTTAACTGTTGTGGCAGCCACCCCTGAAACCCCAACCCCAGCCAATGTTGCAACTGTGATAAAGCCTGTAACTAATTGCTTTAATTTCATCTTTATCGTCACTCCTGCTTTCGTTTTGTTCACAACTGCTACATTAACACTGGACTGTTACAGTCTCGTTACAGCATGTTTACTATCAGAATACTTTCTTCAACATATTGTCATGGTCAAATATAAGGAAGTTCATAAGAACTTTTTATTTCGGTTATTTTCAAGAAGAAAAGGAGAGTCGAAGGTACCAAAAAAGGCCTGTGATAAACGTTTGTTTTATCACAGGCCTAAATCACCAGTCGTCATTTTTATTAACTGTTATTGTTTAATAGTAAATTGGCTATACCAATCATGCGACTTAAAGGGTTACTTTGCCGCCTTGATATCGACTAAAAAGTACCGCTTTTTACCACGCCGAACGATGACATATTGGCCATCAAAATGAGTGCTCGGATCAACCTCGAAATCGAGCTCCCGCTGACGTGTACCGTTGATCGTGATCGCACCATTTTGAATGTCTTCGCGGGCTCGACGGCGGCTTGGTTCGATTTTGGTAGTGTCGACTAACCAAGTCACAATGTTTTCTGCGGTCTCCGGTGCCTCAACTGTTGGAAACTGCTTGAAACCCTGCTTGATATCATCAGCGCTCAGCTCAGCGACATCACCGGAAAAAAGGGCAGCACTGATATTTTCGGCCTGATCAACCGCTTTTTGACCGTGGACAAACTTTGTCACCGCACGCGCCAATTCACGCTGTGCTTCACGTTTTTCCGGATGTGTCTTAGTTGCTTCAACCAATTCGGCAATAGCATCGCGCGACAAGAACGTGAAGAACTTGAGGAACTTCTCGACGTCGGCATCATCCTGATTGAACCAGAACTGATAGAACTCGTAAGGTGACGTCTTCTCCGGATCAAGCCAAACGGCGCCGCCAGCAGACTTACCGAACTTGGTACCGTCAGCCTTCAACATCAATGGATTGGTTAGACCGTAAGCACGGGCTTCTGGTCCCTCGATGCGATGAATCAAATCGATCCCAGCCGTAATATTGCCCCACTGATCGGCCCCGCCAATTTGCAATTGAACATCTTCGTGTTTGAACAAGTGCAGGAAATCGACCGACTGCAGAATCTGATACGTGAATTCCGTGTACGAGATGCCGTTTTCCAAACGACTGGCGACGACTTCTTTATTTAGCATACTGTTAACGGAAAAAAGCTTGCCATAATCCCGCAGAAAATCAAGCATGGATAATTTCGATAACCAATCATAATTATCGACAATCCGAAAATCATCGGTTCCGAATAGGTTCTCCATTTGGGCGGTCAATTTCTTTTTATTTGCAGCAATCGTGTCCATGGTTTGCAAGACCCGCTCGGAATTACGCCCGGATGGATCGCCAATCGAGCCAGTGCCCCCACCAATGACAATCACGGGACGATGGCCCAGAAGTTGAAACCGTTTGAGAATCATGAACGGAATCAAATGGCCAACATGTAGTGAATCGCCAGTCGGATCGGTGCCACAGTATACACTGACTGCTTTTTCCTCAGTCAGTTTCCGCAGACCATCTTCATCGGTTAATTGATTCAACGCCCCACGCCACTTTAATTCGTCTAAAATTTTGCCTCTGTCTGTCATGTTACTTGTTCCTCCCTAAACACATTTGCTGGCACAGCAACCGCTGTATAAGCGCCT
This genomic window from Lacticaseibacillus paracasei subsp. paracasei contains:
- a CDS encoding GNAT family N-acetyltransferase, whose amino-acid sequence is MVTITDQKPTMPEVLALYKSVGWSMYTRDPARLERALTHSLMVLGAYEGKQLVGLIRAVGDGETILFIQDLLVLPEYQRRGIGKQLIEALLARFPEVRQRVLLTDDDPKTRSFYKAAGFVESQQMGVIAFYHDQH
- a CDS encoding C40 family peptidase; this translates as MKLKQLVTGFITVATLAGVGVSGVAATTVKADDDKSSLTAKNDALLKQIQTANEKTAKLSNDVSNKALDIKNAEEKISASQAKIASYNQQIVKAQVEVGKRKDNLKEQLISLQKQVGNSVTGNIYFDFVLNSNSLTDLVGRSLTVNKLSQASAEALQAVKDSQAKVKTLQTEQEAKQETLVATKSQLESDKAKIESLKSDAEKSASDLQQTLEANKDKLAQLAASEDAAKAAAATAAVAATPSASSTSTASSSAASSSVNTSTNTSTTSASSSASASQAPASNTSSVSVSGGSIASNAAKYIGVPYVYGGTSPSGFDCSGLIYYAAKEAGISLPRTSQAQSTLGSYVSVSDLKAGDLVFWGGVGSAYHVGIYIGGGQYLHAPAPGQNVTIQSMAYFAPSFGRRL
- the tyrS gene encoding tyrosine--tRNA ligase; amino-acid sequence: MTDRGKILDELKWRGALNQLTDEDGLRKLTEEKAVSVYCGTDPTGDSLHVGHLIPFMILKRFQLLGHRPVIVIGGGTGSIGDPSGRNSERVLQTMDTIAANKKKLTAQMENLFGTDDFRIVDNYDWLSKLSMLDFLRDYGKLFSVNSMLNKEVVASRLENGISYTEFTYQILQSVDFLHLFKHEDVQLQIGGADQWGNITAGIDLIHRIEGPEARAYGLTNPLMLKADGTKFGKSAGGAVWLDPEKTSPYEFYQFWFNQDDADVEKFLKFFTFLSRDAIAELVEATKTHPEKREAQRELARAVTKFVHGQKAVDQAENISAALFSGDVAELSADDIKQGFKQFPTVEAPETAENIVTWLVDTTKIEPSRRRAREDIQNGAITINGTRQRELDFEVDPSTHFDGQYVIVRRGKKRYFLVDIKAAK